Genomic segment of Microbacterium hydrocarbonoxydans:
CGGCGGATGCGCGGGGGTCGGGGCGTGGCCCCTACGGCCTGCAGGCGGCGATCGCCGAGTGTCACGCCCTCGCACCATCGGTCGACGACACCGACTGGGAACGCATCGTGCTGCTGTACGAGGCGCTCGGTCGCATCGCGCCCTCGCCGGTGGTGGAGCTGAATCGGGCGGCGGCCGTCGCGATGGCGACCGGCCCGGCATCCGCCCTGCAGATCATCGACCGGCTGTCGGCCTCGGGCGCTCTGGCCGGATACCATCTGCTGCCCGCCACTCGCGCCGAGCTGCTGCTGCGTCTGGGACGAGACGAGGAGGCACGCAGTGAGTTCGCGGTCGCGGCAGCTCTCGCGGGCAACGATCGGGAACGCGCTCTGCTCGAGGCCAAGGCGGCGAAGCGCTGACGGAAGACAGAGAGACGCCCTCTCCGTCAGCGATGCTGGGGGAGAGGGCGTCTCTTCGTGTACTTCGTGATGTCAGCTGCGCGCCTTACTGCCGCGGCTGACGACCAGACCGTAGATCAGCAGCACGATGATCGAGCCGCCGATGGCGAGGAGCCACGTGCCCAGGTCCCAGAACTCCGTGAGGGGACGGTTCAGGATCAGGCTTCCGAGCCAACCTCCGAGCAGTGCGCCCACGACGCCGAGCAGAAGGGTGATGAACCATCCGCCGCCCTGCTTGCCAGGAAGGATCAGCTTCGCGATCGCACCTGCGATCAGGCCGAGAAGAAGGAATCCGAGAAAGCTCATGTTCAGCTCCTTTATTTCGTGAGCCCCGGGGTGCCAGGGCTCGTGTGATCCACTGTGCCCTCTCAGGTGATTATCAGCCAACCCCTTGCGCTGGGCCCTCCGGATATGCCAGGAGGCCCGTCTCCGTGGGGAGACGGGCCTCCTGATGAGGCTGCCGGCGTCAGTTGTTGCCGCGAGCGATCGCGATGATGCGAAGGATCTCGACGTAGAGCCAGACGACCGTGACCATGATGCCGAAGGCACCGAGCCAGCCGTACTTGCGGGGAGCGCCGTTGCGCACGCCCTGCTGGATCTGGTCGAAGTCGAGCACCAGCGAGTACGCGGCCATGATCACCACGAGAACACCGATGATCAGGCCGAGCGGGATGCCGAGGATCTCGACCTTGCTCAGGAGACCGAAGGCGGCACCTTCGCCCAGGACGCCGGTCCAGGTCAGGACGACGTTGAGCAGCGAGAAGACGAGGTACCCGATCATGGCGATCATGAAGATCTTGGTGGCCTTCTTCGACGCACGGATCTTGCCGCTCGCGAAGAGTGCCAGCGTCACACCGACGACCGAGACGGTCGCGAGGGTGGCCTGGAAGACGATTCCCGGGTAGAGGACCTCGAAGAACGCCGAGATGCCACCGATGAACAGACCCTCGAAGGCCGCATACGCGAATATCAGCGCGGGACGCACCTTCTTGCGCGACGTGAACGAGATGACCATGGCGAGCACGAAGCCGCCGAGTGCGCCGACGATCCAGGGAAGCATGTTCGGCTGGAACCGGTCGTAGGGGTTCTGCTCGGGGGCGACGATGCCGCCCAGGGTCATGAACCAGCCGACGGCCGCGGTGACGAGCAGGATGGCGAAGAGTCCGGCCGTCTTCCAGACGGTGTCTTCGACCGACATGCGGTCGGTCTCGATCGCGCCGGCCGGGGGAGCCGCGTACATCCCCTCGAGCTGCGCGTTCGCAGCGGCGTCCATCGTGCCGTGCTGGAAAGATGCGGTCTGTGCACCCTGAGCACCCTGCGGCGCCCCCGGGTAGGTCGCGACGTTGCGCGGGTCCTGCTGCTGGAACGCCGGATTGTTGAAGGCGAAGTTGCTCATGGTGGGCCTCACTCCAAAGGGGGTCGTAGGTCGCTTTCCTCCACGATACCCGGAAGGGCGCGCCACCTGGGTGTTCTACGCTGAGAGCGTGCCCAGGAAATCGCCTCTCGTGATCGGGCATCGCGGTGCGCCCGGTTACCGCCCAGAACACAGTCGGTCCTCGTATGAACTCGCCCTCGCCATGGGCGTCGACGCGGTCGAACCCGATGTCGTGGCGACCAAGGATGGCGTGCTCGTCGTTCGCCACGAGAACGAGATCTCCGGCACGACCGATGTCGCGGAGCATCCCGAGTTCGCCGACCGCAAGACGACCAAGCGGGTCGACGGCGAGGCCCTGACCGGCT
This window contains:
- a CDS encoding Bax inhibitor-1/YccA family protein; this encodes MSNFAFNNPAFQQQDPRNVATYPGAPQGAQGAQTASFQHGTMDAAANAQLEGMYAAPPAGAIETDRMSVEDTVWKTAGLFAILLVTAAVGWFMTLGGIVAPEQNPYDRFQPNMLPWIVGALGGFVLAMVISFTSRKKVRPALIFAYAAFEGLFIGGISAFFEVLYPGIVFQATLATVSVVGVTLALFASGKIRASKKATKIFMIAMIGYLVFSLLNVVLTWTGVLGEGAAFGLLSKVEILGIPLGLIIGVLVVIMAAYSLVLDFDQIQQGVRNGAPRKYGWLGAFGIMVTVVWLYVEILRIIAIARGNN
- a CDS encoding GlsB/YeaQ/YmgE family stress response membrane protein, encoding MSFLGFLLLGLIAGAIAKLILPGKQGGGWFITLLLGVVGALLGGWLGSLILNRPLTEFWDLGTWLLAIGGSIIVLLIYGLVVSRGSKARS